Proteins encoded together in one Sinorhizobium meliloti window:
- the cpaB gene encoding Flp pilus assembly protein CpaB, with protein sequence MRPVRIIILAVAVGSAALAGLLAMKLTRAPAPQTAEPVIEQAPTINVLVAGKSLPVGSRLGADSIHWKAWPKDGVAEGMITEENRPAAVEDLAGAVVRLPIFTGEPVRREKIADASNRIMSSLLPAGKRAVATEITVATGAGGFILPNDRVDVIMVRKSDGDLYLTETVLSNVRVLAIDQQIEEKEDGSKAVVGTTATLELTPDQSKVMTVAQQMADRISLALRSVADAQEPDTTAADYLLNGDGRPSIQVIKSGSIVKGDGVALPNQK encoded by the coding sequence ATGAGACCGGTGCGCATTATCATTCTGGCGGTGGCCGTCGGCTCGGCTGCCTTGGCCGGGCTGTTGGCGATGAAGCTCACCCGTGCGCCCGCCCCGCAGACGGCGGAACCCGTCATCGAGCAGGCACCGACCATCAACGTGCTGGTCGCCGGCAAGAGCCTGCCGGTCGGCTCCCGTCTCGGTGCCGATTCCATCCATTGGAAGGCATGGCCGAAGGATGGTGTTGCCGAGGGCATGATAACGGAGGAAAACCGTCCCGCCGCCGTCGAAGATCTTGCCGGCGCCGTCGTCCGCCTGCCGATCTTCACCGGCGAGCCGGTCCGCCGGGAAAAGATCGCCGATGCATCGAACCGGATCATGTCGTCGCTGCTGCCCGCCGGAAAACGCGCCGTCGCCACGGAGATCACGGTTGCGACCGGGGCGGGCGGCTTCATCCTGCCGAACGATCGTGTCGACGTGATCATGGTGCGCAAGTCCGACGGCGATCTCTATCTGACCGAAACGGTGCTGAGCAATGTCCGCGTGCTGGCGATCGACCAGCAGATCGAGGAGAAGGAAGACGGCTCGAAAGCGGTCGTCGGTACGACCGCGACGCTGGAGCTGACGCCGGATCAATCGAAGGTCATGACGGTCGCGCAGCAGATGGCGGACCGCATCTCGCTGGCTCTGCGCAGCGTCGCCGACGCGCAGGAGCCGGATACCACGGCTGCCGACTACCTTCTCAACGGCGACGGCCGGCCGAGCATTCAGGTCATCAAGTCGGGCTCCATCGTCAAGGGCGACGGTGTGGCCCTCCCGAACCAGAAGTAA
- a CDS encoding A24 family peptidase, whose translation MIDAAILLLFPFLLALAAFSDLLTMRIPNHVSAVLFVSFLLIGPLMGFNLAQIGLHIAAAAAVFAVCFCLFAANVMGGGDAKLLTASAIWFGFNASLVAFLLYVSVFGGLLTLLVLFLRSQENLILAARIPVPRLLLTAKKIPYGIAIAFGGFAAYPSSPLMQAAFAQLP comes from the coding sequence ATGATCGACGCAGCCATCTTACTGCTTTTTCCATTTCTTCTCGCACTGGCGGCGTTCTCAGATTTACTTACGATGAGAATTCCCAATCATGTTTCGGCGGTCCTCTTTGTCTCATTTCTTCTGATAGGGCCCCTTATGGGCTTTAATCTTGCGCAGATAGGCCTCCATATCGCCGCGGCGGCTGCTGTCTTTGCCGTCTGCTTCTGCCTTTTTGCTGCAAACGTGATGGGGGGAGGGGACGCGAAGCTCTTGACTGCCAGTGCCATCTGGTTCGGCTTCAACGCCTCGCTCGTTGCTTTCCTTTTGTATGTCTCGGTTTTCGGCGGGCTGTTGACACTGCTCGTCCTTTTCTTGCGCAGCCAAGAGAACCTGATCCTTGCCGCCCGCATCCCGGTTCCACGCCTGCTGCTGACTGCGAAGAAAATTCCCTACGGCATCGCGATCGCTTTCGGCGGATTTGCTGCCTACCCCTCGTCACCCCTGATGCAGGCCGCCTTTGCGCAGCTTCCCTGA